From the genome of Toxoplasma gondii ME49 chromosome XII, whole genome shotgun sequence:
tatatatatagagagagagagagagaaagatgcaCATATAAATAGACAAGTGAACAGGGCGAAAAAAGCGTTCATCCAGTTACTAAACAGGTGCGAGGCCAACAGGAACCGAATCCGTGTATTCCGTTACGAAGATAGGCATGCACACATTGAGATGAAGATCGACAGATATCGGTAGGTACAAATATataaagagagagactgacCCAGAAatggatagatagatagataaagataaagatatatatatacatatatataatatatatatgtatatatgtatgtacttatagatagacagattCGTAGACAGCTACAGATGGCTGCGCCCACATgaatagagagagagagccgcgCGTAGATGTATACTTTCAAATAATGAAAGTgacaaagacagagacagacgggaaACGATAAAACTGTATCGACGAGAACGTGTAGATTTGAATAAGGGGCTTCTAGGAGGGCCAGATAACGCGGAACGACAtgtggaaagagagagagaacgaactTTAATGCGATCGTCGCTGCTAAAGCCATCCAGCTGGTTTAGGAGTTCAAGCATGGTGCGTTGCACTTCACGGTCGCCTGAAAGTTCGCTGTCAAAACGCTTCGTGCCAATCGCATCCAATTcatctgaaaaaaagacgaaaaaaacagcgaCGTGAGATCTTCCTAGGTCAGTCCCCCTCTCAAAAACGACATGAAGAAAACGTAAACGAGGAGGTCGAGTATGCATCCGCACTCCCATCTACGTAccaaaaaacagagaaaaatgcATCTTTGCAAATCTGAGCATGGCCCGAAGAAGTAAGACAAACACACTCTCATGAACCACGACCAGTGCCATCTCCACATCCATTTACCAACACAACAAAAACATATGTTCCAACAACAAATGCGCATCCACGCTTCGACTCATCCCTCTCTACACAGAGATGCATATCCACCTCTATATATTCATACAAACGTTCATCTCGGTatcgcgctctctctctacacCTGCACAagtgcacatatatatatatatatatatatgtgtgtgtatctctCGGTATCGCGCGCTCTCTATATATCTGCacaagtgcatgcatgcatatatacatgtatacatttacatacatacatacatacatgtatatatatatatatatacatgtatatgtatgtataggtGGATACGTATGTCTCGGGAACCCTTTTTATGTGCGACTGTGCATTTGATGCGTGGTACTGAAGGCAGAGAATCAGGCCTTTTTACCGATGAAGATGATGGCCGGCGCCTTTTCCTTGGCAAGTTCGAACGCGTCGCGAACCATCTTGGCACCGTCTCCAATGAACATCTGCACCAGCTGAGGCCCTGCGAGCTTGAGGAACGTGGCTTTCGTCTGAAAAAAAATGCGAAGAAATTTCCTCTCCTGACTTTGAAAGAAAacgcctcgctctcccgcCTCCGACACTCACAGGCACCAAGAGGTCCACAAAATTCCGTGATAAACGTCGCAGGTGGAAAAGTGTAACTTTGTCTACGTaagcatacatatatatatatatacatgtatatatacatatatatatgtatatgcatatacatgtgcaGGTGGAGAGGGAAATAGACaagtatacatacatatacatatgaatatatatatatatatatatatatagctatgtatgcgtgtgtgtgtgagagggtgaggagagggaaacagatatatatagagagagatatatatatatacatatatagatatatatatatatagatatatttagatagatatatataaatatagatatatatatgcttctTTGTGTGTAGAAGAGACGGCAAGCGGCTACGTCTAAGCGTATACCAGTGCCTTCTTGAATAAATGAACAAATGAATAAATAAAGATGGAACTACGAACGCAATGCCTGCGAGAGGGtgacagaggaagagcgtTCTGGAAAAAGCGACCAGCGAGACGACCGATGTGGCGACGAGGAgatcgcgagagagaagagaacaggaggaacTCCCCCGTTGCGGAATACGAGGAGAAGGGATTTCCAAcgcgaaagacagaaacgaaaagagagaacatcAAAGgtgaaaacgaaagaaaaaagatcGTTCCTCACCTGTGCAGCGCAGGCACGAGCTAAAAGCGTCTTCCCAGTTCCCGGAGGACCATACATGAGAACACCtgagcgaaaaaaaaatcTTAACCAAACGGCCTCCTACGCGCTCCTCCGAAAAATTGAAAACGAAGCAAAACATCGCTCGACTCGCATTCCATGcaaatacatacacacaatatacatatacatctatatatatacatacatatacatatatataaatatatgtatgcatacatatttgtatacaGCTGGacagagaggtagagagatCTCCTTGTACAGTTAGTTACGTACatgatatatacatatatatatatatacatatatatatatatatgcatatgtagaTGCAAAGACgacatagatacatacatcTATAGAAAGGGGTACACAAAtagacagacgaagagacagacacccgTGTGTCtagaaagagagaactgtGAGGTTCGTCTCCCGGGGCATGCTGGGAGGTTAACGCGAAGGGAGCAAGGGCAAtcggcgcatgcgtcggtctccgacgcatgcgcctgcGGGGAACGGAGGAAGGCGCACTGGAAGAGAGTCGCAAGACGACGGGAGggtgcgaggagagagagaggaaacgacacagagaacgaggagccGAGTCGGGAGAACggcgacgcggaagaagcatCGAAACTCACCCTTCGGAGGTCGAATGCCAATCTTTTCAAATCGTTCCTTGTGCGTCATCGGCAGCACTGAGCGAACAAGTTTCGACACCGCAGGCAAGAAGGTCtccagcagcagagaaagagagggaaaaaaaggaaaaagaggaaaaatagggaaaaagacacaaaaactaggaaaaaagacacaaaaaagaggggaaaagacacaaaaaaagagcggctgggagagggagagggcgTGCAGAGATCCCGGAAGAGCGCCAGCGACGGAGCACCGCTCGAGGCGAACGAAGAGGCCTGCTCAAAGTGGATGtcctcgagaaaaaacggcaagcagagagaggccgcgactccgagcgcgagaagagcgaggaggagcggcgacgacagagaagagagggagaggaacagaaaaaaagcagagaagcgagagcggaagaaaggagagaagaggcgacagaagatGAAACCACGTTCCTCACCCACTGCTTCGATCAACTCCTGAATTTGCTTGTCTAAGCCGCCGACGTCGTTGTACTCTTCTTGGGGTCGTTCGTCGACTTCCATCGCACGCACACGACTGTCGTACTCTGCAGGGAGTTTGTCGAGGACGAGGTAGCTGTCTTTGTTCACACCCACCTGACAGAGAGAACCACCGAGCGGGGAGAGCCAGAGGAAGCGTTCCAAGCGTTCCTTCTGTGGCGcaggcgagaaagcgaaacgcagaaactgAGGACAGCTCTGGACGAcgccagcagcagcagctgagCACCCGAACGAGGCTGACAGGCAGGCGTGATGATCGTTCCgccggaggcgaagagaaaaagtcgaaagacgaagagagagaaccgagAGGACAACAccaagaagggaagaaggaagaagaaaaggaagacgcgagaaggacgcgacagcaagagaaaacggaggcCCCGCAAAGGatgagaaaggcagaaaaaaactgaAGGAATTGAAACAACGCAACTCGACTTCCTCATTCAGTTTCTGTGATTTCcgaagtgcatgcgcgtacCAAGTCGCCCGGCTTGAGCAGTGTGTGGTCGACCAGGCCAATCACGGGGAGGAAAATCGTCTGAAAAAAATCCGCAAACGCACAATTTCGAACCTTTCTCAAagcaacgcatgcatattCATTTCTACATCCATCCTCAGAGATCTATCGacacatatctacatatatatctagatacaacatgcacatatatctgtatatatagatatatagatatatatgtatgcatctgcatatatttacatattGATTTTCAAACATATATTTAcacacgcgcatgcatgcatggcgGTACTTGCTGGGATGCAAACATTGTGAAGGTCCAGTGCTGCAGACCGACGGCGTTGTAGGTCGGTGAGAAATGTACCCTCATACAAGCCGATTTTCTCGTTCACTCAACTGACAGAATTGATCATATTTCTTCAGAAGACTGGAAAAAGAACACGCttaaagagaaaaaaactcgACCAAAAAGAATAGAATTTCCCCCTGAAACAAGCTCTTCAAGAGAAATCCTGTTAACCGAAGAAAATATCACTGCTTTTCACTCTAATATTCAGCCTCCACATGGGCAggtgtatgcatatatatatatatatatatttaaacCGGGTTATGCAttgtatatacgtatatatatatatatatatatatatacatgcacacatgcatacactgAACACAAGCGTACATattgcatgcatacatatatatatatatatatacatgcgtgactgcatgcaccgaatAGAAGTGGCTATAGTGTCTGTATCTATGCATCCACAGAAATgttgatgcatgcacacttGGGATGCAGGGACGGACCTGGCGAGTAGAAGTTTTGATCACGACGCATTTGCCTTTTCTTTGGGCGTCGATGTCTCCGACAGCACcatcctcttcctcctcctctgcatcttcgcTGTCGAAAAGCTGAAAATGCAAACAGACATTTGCAACGCGAGGAGACATTTGCAAcgggaggagacacctgcaACGGGAGGAAACCAACCAAGCAACCCCCCGTGTGGGGACCAGGCAGCTGCCTGAGGAGAGTCACGGAGCGGGAGGAgactgtttcctctccagaggaagagaacagagaggaagagaacagagaggaagagaacagagagaaagagaacagagagaaagagaacagagagaaagagaaaagagagaaagagaacagagtgagaagaggaaagaaagcaaGCTGCACAGATCTGTACTTTGTCAGGGTGTCTGTAGGATATATAATTTCGGAAATGACAACGCCTCTGCGGCGACAACGCGAGGTttggaggagacgccgagatgaaggcgaaaaaggagagaaaacaagacagAGTCGCTGCTCCTCACCTCCACAACGTTCGCAACCAGATACGGCAACTGGCGGTTAAGGCGAATCTTCTCCCGGTTGTCCTTGATACGCTCCTGTAGAAAAATTAATCGAAAGACAAAAAAGATGAAAAATTGCCAACGCGTCCGAGACGTCAAGATCCCCACAGATAAACGAAGTTCACTTCCACTTCACCGCCGCGAGTCTCctgtgcgtcttcttcggatCCAAACGCAGAGAATACACGCCGcacaagaaagcaaagactcttcttgttctctctttcctcgttctaTTTTCGCGTCTTGGTATTCTCTCGTCGCCTTTCGgtcgtctcgctcttttcaGGAGTCACCTTATTCACTTATTCTGCCCAGCGTCCTtgctcctctgcctctcctgttgctctcccctctcttcgtttccttctcgatgtcctgttcttccttcttcccagCCGTCTcatctctctgcttctccccatCCTTCTCCATCGTCGCCTCCGCCGTGATCCTCTTTCCCCATCTCTCACCTGCATGGAGTGGAGCTCGAAACGAAGGCGATTCACTTCACTCTTGAGGATGCGAACTTCGCTGTCGATCATCGACGTTCGCATGCGGAGATCCGAGGCACTGAGTCCGGCCAACTCGGCAGTCGCGAcgtcctcgctctcgtcgctcCATACTGCTGCGCTGTCCATCTCGTCTGCGAAGGAAGACCGGCGGCCGAGGCGTTCGCGTCAGGATTTCGGAGGCCTCCGACGAgcagcgg
Proteins encoded in this window:
- a CDS encoding 26S proteasome regulatory subunit, S6a family AAA ATpase (encoded by transcript TGME49_300310), translated to MDSAAVWSDESEDVATAELAGLSASDLRMRTSMIDSEVRILKSEVNRLRFELHSMQERIKDNREKIRLNRQLPYLVANVVELFDSEDAEEEEEDGAVGDIDAQRKGKCVVIKTSTRQTIFLPVIGLVDHTLLKPGDLVGVNKDSYLVLDKLPAEYDSRVRAMEVDERPQEEYNDVGGLDKQIQELIEAVVLPMTHKERFEKIGIRPPKGVLMYGPPGTGKTLLARACAAQTKATFLKLAGPQLVQMFIGDGAKMVRDAFELAKEKAPAIIFIDELDAIGTKRFDSELSGDREVQRTMLELLNQLDGFSSDDRIKVIAATNRPDVLDPALLRSGRLDRKIELPHPNEEARERILQIHARKMNVNKEDVNFRELARATDDFNGAQLKAVCVEAGMVALRRGASELCHEDFVEGVAQVQAKKKSSLNYFT